From one Octopus bimaculoides isolate UCB-OBI-ISO-001 chromosome 1, ASM119413v2, whole genome shotgun sequence genomic stretch:
- the LOC106881122 gene encoding uncharacterized protein LOC106881122 produces MIRQSNLTNRLLVHYNLNRSEYVSLVTDIWLKRQRSRDAIWSFLCVVFLLVLMMWGVWYYGLCNRKSKRNAHNFEDTCHYTTVNKVIQAKAKFLPMFQKKEKQHVEVTTDNSSSAETDYEDIDGSQNCLTSNKRKKKMSKTFHKKFNI; encoded by the exons ATGATACGACAATCTAATTTAACAAATAGACTTTTGGTTCATTATAATTTGAACCGAAGTGAATACGTTTCACTTGTTACTGATATATGGTTAAAAAGACAAAG GTCACGTGATGCAATCTGGTCGTTCCTTTGTGTAGTTTTCTTATTGGTGCTAATGATGTGGGGTGTATGGTATTATGGCCTTTGCAATCGTAAATCAAAAAGAAATGCCCACAACTTTGAAGACACATGTCATTATACCACAGTCAACA AAGTCATCCAAGCCAAAGCCAAATTTCTTCCTATGTTTCAAAAGAAGGAGAAACAACATGTAGAAGTAACTACCGACAATTCTTCATCTGCCGAAACTGATTATGAAGACATTGATGGAAGTCAGAACTGCTTAAcatctaacaaaagaaaaaaaaagatgtcaaaAACATTCcataagaaatttaatatttag
- the LOC106880883 gene encoding zinc finger protein 330 homolog, with product MPKKKTGARKKAEKQRVRQKEIRSAHMDRPIAERSCNFLMECDQCKTAQKNRAFCYLCGAVQRVPICAQCGKSKCLMKSGDCVIKHPGTHTTGMAMVGAICDFCEAWICHSRKCLQTHACECPLQDAVCIECKRGVWDHGGRIFKCSFCLNHLCEDDQFEHQASCQTLEAETYKCVSCNRNGQYSCLRCKICFCDDHVKRKGFKYVRGQSIPCPKCNHETIETRDLSMSIRKYKFGRQNDDTDYNGGESYEQGTGAYGYNYNIEDYEDDEEESEDDSEEAEDEQSDEKNHREDEVSEEASKILGEKLKINDK from the coding sequence ATGCCTAAAAAGAAGACAGGTGCACGGAAAAAGGCCGAGAAGCAGCGGGTGAGACAAAAAGAAATTCGTTCGGCACATATGGATCGCCCTATTGCCGAGCGATCGTGTAACTTTCTTATGGAATGTGACCAGTGTAAGACAGCTCAGAAAAACAGAGCATTTTGTTATTTGTGTGGAGCTGTACAACGTGTTCCTATATGTGCCCAATGCGGTAAGTCAAAATGTCTGATGAAATCTGGCGATTGTGTGATAAAACATCCCGGAACACATACAACTGGGATGGCTATGGTTGGTGCTATATGTGATTTCTGTGAAGCTTGGATCTGTCACAGCCGTAAGTGCCTTCAAACTCATGCATGCGAATGTCCTTTACAAGACGCAGTATGTATCGAATGTAAACGAGGAGTTTGGGACCACGGTGGTAGAATTTTTAAATGTTCCTTCTGTTTAAATCATCTAtgtgaagatgaccaatttgaaCATCAAGCAAGTTGTCAGACACTTGAAGCTGAAACCTATAAGTGTGTCTCCTGTAATCGTAATGGTCAATATTCATGTTTGCGTTGTAAAATATGCTTTTGTGATGACCATGTGAAGCGAAAAGGCTTCAAATATGTTCGTGGCCAGTCCATACCATGCCCCAAGTGTAATCATGAAACGATAGAGACAAGAGACCTCAGTATGTcgattagaaaatataaattcggACGTCAAAATGATGATACCGATTATAACGGTGGAGAGAGCTATGAACAAGGGACTGGTGCCTACGGTTACAATTACAACATCGAAGACTAtgaagacgacgaagaagaaTCTGAAGACGATTCGGAAGAAGCAGAAGATGAACAGAGTGATGAAAAAAACCATAGAGAAGACGAGGTTTCGGAGGAGGCTTCCAAAATATTAGGGGAAAAActtaaaattaatgataaataa